The region TACCTACAAATCACATGATGATTCATGGTCTTAATTCATACGGATATCATGATTTAGCAAAAGAAATTGCGTATAAATCTTTTGATATGGTACTGAATAAAAATAAAACAACTAGAGAATTTTTTAATGCCGAAACAGGAGAAGGCTATGGTTTAAAACCTTTTTATGGCTGGTCAACCTTAGCGTATTTTATGCCATTAGAAGTTGAGTTAGCGTATAATCCTACTTTGATTGATAAGGATCTTAAAATTTTAAAATTAAGTAATTCAATAGACGGAGTATCATTTAAAGAAATAGAATAGAAATTACAAGTTCATTATTCTATGACGGACTTTTATTTCACAAACTGTAAATCAAATTTTAAAACTTATTATTTTTTATGAAGTCAGTTCATAACATCTATTTTCTATTATTACTACTAATCGTAACCATTAGTTGTAAAAATAATGAGGAACTAAAAAAAGAGACTCCGCTTTTTGATAGGGAACGCTCTCATAAAAAAGACTTTTTAACCATCGATACACATCGTTTAGATGAACTAACGGATGATCAATTTTTAGAACGTATTCAATTTGATTACACCAAAAATTGCCTTACAAATAAAGATTCAATTGCTATTGTAGAAAATGATGGTTACAGAATTAATCTTTTTTCTGTAGCTATAAAAAATGGTTGGATTTCTAGAGAACGAGGTGCAAAAGAGGTCTTGCAATACCTTAAAGTATATCAAAACGCTAAAACGGCACAAGGTATTTTTCCGCGATCTTTTCATAGAATTACAGGTGAAAAGATTAAAGGCAAAACCTATGGTAATTTTGGACAACCCTATGATGTGGTTGGCACGGCATTTTTTGCAACCTCCATACAATTTACGGTAAGACAATTTTTTGATAAAGACAATCCTATTGAAAATGAAATCAGAGAACTCTGTAATTCAATATGTGATCGGATTAATTGGAATTTCGCATACAATACAGATAGAAAATGTTTTACCTGGTTTAAAAACGGGGAAGATGGTAAACAATTTGACGGAAAGGATTTGGTTGGTGAAATGGATGAAACCTTTTTCTTGCAATTACTCGTATTAGGGTCTAAAAACTGGAATTATGGCACCGAAGCTTATAAAAACTATGTTTCAAAAATATTTGTTGATGAACAATATGGATACCGATATTTCTCTACAAAACAATACGATTATAAAAATTCAAAACAGTTTACAGGAATTACAGTCAATAATCCAGAAATACTAAAATTAGACAATTATCCTACGGCTAAATTGGGCTATTTGGTACAGTCTCATATTTGGTTTGATTTAAAGGGATATGGAGATTCTATAGGTAACATAAATAATATGGATTATTTTGAAGGCACGCAAAAGGCCATTAAAGCGCAAATAAGGTATGCACAAATCAACCCCGGAAAAAATAAATTGTATGGAGATGTTTGGGGGTTTTACGATACGTATTCTCCGATCTCAAAAAAATGGATGGTAACCGGATTACCTGCGGAAGGCGATTTTGATGAAGGCACAATTTCTATATCTGCTGTTATGAGCGCCATTCCGTTTGCTCCAAAAGAATCCATAAAATGTTTACGAATTTTATATAACGAATTCAAAAACGAAGGAATTTATAATGAAAAAGGGTTTGTAATGAGCGTAAATACCAACACAAGGGAATTAGCCAAAAAACCAGATACTTTTTTCCAACCAATTAATGTATTGTCTATAGAGAATTATCGTTCTAATATGTTATGGGAACTAGCAAAAAAAGCACCTGAATACAAAGCATCTTTTAAAGCAGCTGGTTTAAAACCTATTAAATAAAACTACAATAAAAACTATAATTATAAACAAATGAAAAAAGCAACAATCTTTGGACTCTTATTTTTGGTTTCATCTTTGAGTATTATTAATGCTCAAAATAAGATACCTCATTTACAAAAAAATGGCAATGTAACACAACTTATGGTGAATGACCAGCCCTTTTTAATGATTGCTGGCGAAGTGCACAACTCTTCAGCGTCAACCATAGAATATATGGAACCCTTATTTCCGAAGTTAAAAAAAATGAATCTAAATTCGGTATTTGTAACCCTAGCTTGGGAACAATTTGAGCCTAAAGAAGGGGTTTACGATTATACTTTAGTAGATGCCATTATAGATAATGCTAAAAAAAATAATTTAAAAGTAAGCTTGTTATGGTTTGCAAGTTGGAAAAACGGCGAATCTAGTTACGCACCACTTTGGGTTAAAAAAGATACCAAACGCTTTTTTAGAGTAAAAACGAAAGAAGGCAAAGCAATAGAAACTTTGTCGCCTTTTTGTGAAGCTACTAAAATAGCTGATGCCAAAGCATTTACTCAATTAATGAAGCATATTAAGGAATATG is a window of Polaribacter litorisediminis DNA encoding:
- a CDS encoding glucoamylase family protein, with amino-acid sequence MKSVHNIYFLLLLLIVTISCKNNEELKKETPLFDRERSHKKDFLTIDTHRLDELTDDQFLERIQFDYTKNCLTNKDSIAIVENDGYRINLFSVAIKNGWISRERGAKEVLQYLKVYQNAKTAQGIFPRSFHRITGEKIKGKTYGNFGQPYDVVGTAFFATSIQFTVRQFFDKDNPIENEIRELCNSICDRINWNFAYNTDRKCFTWFKNGEDGKQFDGKDLVGEMDETFFLQLLVLGSKNWNYGTEAYKNYVSKIFVDEQYGYRYFSTKQYDYKNSKQFTGITVNNPEILKLDNYPTAKLGYLVQSHIWFDLKGYGDSIGNINNMDYFEGTQKAIKAQIRYAQINPGKNKLYGDVWGFYDTYSPISKKWMVTGLPAEGDFDEGTISISAVMSAIPFAPKESIKCLRILYNEFKNEGIYNEKGFVMSVNTNTRELAKKPDTFFQPINVLSIENYRSNMLWELAKKAPEYKASFKAAGLKPIK